Proteins co-encoded in one Catalinimonas alkaloidigena genomic window:
- a CDS encoding phosphotransferase family protein — MQRKEQMSQNLQDTLRALIETALPPDLNRKTPRFHMRAGGSSIAQEIAAELVRQAVASGLPLRNPIIAKKQLSGGNTAEIVEQLTLHAPFVFKLDSAKPKLAEEGRMMYNIHNNPKLPDRFKQAWPIIYAIRDQAPFAYIMEYFPRQDGWISLEDRLFPSAGQLPASPAEAVRCMHAVLDILFLGYQASKATRALPNLLEDYVARISERLAAAADKDSRFESRPLRINGEEFKPWKNYVGQLADNTSFLDSITPRFTTIAHGDPNPGNVLLRLDLDRIEVKLIDPKEWETGDYLFDVAKLTHFILATGPIEKLTLSGPTEFKVTDFDTLTDFTYQFEVPQWANDVVAACLDRVRQFAADNNDDYWQARYELAMASNLLGLPVGRLEKGRSHAAIALYGEGLRWLKKFCSRLPTAPAYAKRELVIVSSSEVEPDSLAEARDRIRTDVPQVVPAVDKRGFQTLHWLPKRTNANKKTVELSLEHEARLTATSEDALGFLKEQLSKSIAMRTGNTLLPDHQTFGRLTVRRVPRAPNAQSIDRYWELKDSASERRMTPRMMSLRERIKTSAFMTWETSEEQRALNLELPFVSYEQSAVIARLEFNWIDDLQLSIAEFVAGETGITDNPLILSARIAGIEGKKFEQVLEHTTFREKYLLHEDEREVFQLNIDHVIAQSLKTQRLAAYTDIDIAPSVLVNGHVLASLIAFSRALANRYNLTNVSATKVWRDALLTGEL; from the coding sequence ATGCAGAGAAAAGAACAGATGAGCCAGAATTTGCAGGACACACTCCGTGCACTGATTGAAACCGCCCTCCCCCCTGATTTGAACCGCAAAACACCTAGATTCCACATGCGGGCGGGGGGATCATCGATAGCTCAGGAGATTGCGGCTGAACTTGTCCGGCAAGCCGTCGCGTCGGGACTACCATTGCGTAATCCCATCATCGCAAAAAAGCAATTAAGCGGCGGAAATACCGCTGAAATAGTCGAGCAACTGACCCTGCATGCGCCGTTTGTATTCAAACTTGATAGTGCAAAGCCTAAATTAGCCGAAGAGGGACGCATGATGTACAACATTCATAACAACCCTAAGCTGCCAGATCGATTCAAACAAGCCTGGCCAATTATATATGCCATTCGCGACCAGGCTCCGTTTGCTTATATAATGGAATACTTCCCGCGCCAAGACGGCTGGATTTCGCTTGAAGATCGCCTATTTCCATCCGCTGGCCAGCTGCCTGCATCACCGGCGGAAGCTGTTCGTTGCATGCATGCGGTGCTGGATATCTTGTTTTTGGGGTACCAGGCCAGCAAGGCAACGCGCGCGCTGCCTAATCTCCTCGAAGACTATGTTGCTAGGATCAGCGAACGCCTTGCTGCAGCAGCAGACAAAGACTCACGCTTCGAATCCCGCCCCCTACGTATAAACGGCGAGGAATTCAAACCTTGGAAAAACTATGTCGGCCAACTGGCGGATAACACGAGCTTTCTCGATTCAATCACACCGCGCTTCACCACCATCGCACATGGCGATCCGAATCCAGGCAACGTGCTGTTGCGCCTAGACCTTGACCGCATAGAGGTTAAACTAATCGATCCGAAGGAATGGGAGACCGGTGACTATCTGTTCGATGTCGCCAAACTGACGCATTTCATCCTGGCTACCGGACCGATCGAGAAACTCACTTTGTCGGGCCCTACCGAATTCAAAGTAACGGACTTCGATACGCTGACCGACTTTACATATCAATTCGAAGTGCCTCAATGGGCTAACGATGTAGTTGCAGCGTGCCTCGATCGCGTTCGGCAGTTCGCCGCGGATAACAACGACGATTACTGGCAAGCGCGTTATGAACTAGCGATGGCATCAAATCTGCTAGGACTGCCCGTAGGCAGATTGGAAAAAGGACGCTCACATGCCGCGATCGCTTTATACGGTGAAGGATTACGCTGGCTAAAGAAATTCTGCAGTCGACTGCCCACCGCGCCTGCGTACGCAAAGCGGGAGTTGGTGATAGTGTCATCTTCCGAAGTCGAGCCGGATTCGCTTGCTGAAGCGCGCGATCGGATACGCACTGACGTTCCACAAGTGGTTCCTGCTGTTGACAAGCGTGGATTTCAGACTCTGCACTGGCTTCCGAAAAGAACCAATGCCAACAAAAAAACTGTCGAGCTTTCACTAGAACACGAAGCTCGCCTCACTGCAACCTCCGAGGATGCGTTAGGCTTTCTGAAAGAACAATTGAGCAAGAGTATTGCCATGCGCACAGGCAATACTTTGTTGCCAGATCACCAGACGTTCGGTCGCCTTACTGTGAGACGTGTGCCGCGTGCACCAAACGCACAAAGCATTGACCGTTATTGGGAGCTGAAAGATTCAGCTTCGGAACGGCGGATGACGCCACGCATGATGTCATTGCGTGAGCGCATCAAGACCAGTGCGTTTATGACTTGGGAAACTAGTGAAGAACAGCGCGCCCTAAACTTAGAGTTGCCATTCGTGAGTTATGAACAATCCGCCGTCATCGCGCGGCTAGAATTTAATTGGATCGACGACCTGCAACTTAGCATTGCCGAGTTCGTCGCTGGCGAAACCGGTATAACCGACAATCCATTGATCCTTAGTGCGCGCATCGCCGGAATTGAAGGGAAAAAGTTTGAACAAGTGCTAGAGCACACGACATTTCGTGAAAAGTATCTGTTGCACGAAGACGAGAGAGAGGTATTTCAGCTAAACATCGACCATGTGATCGCTCAGTCGCTCAAAACACAGCGCCTGGCGGCGTACACTGATATCGATATAGCGCCTTCAGTGCTCGTCAATGGCCATGTGCTAGCCTCCCTAATTGCGTTTAGTCGCGCACTTGCCAATCGATACAATCTCACTAACGTCTCCGCCACCAAGGTCTGGCGCGATGCTCTATTGACCGGCGAATTGTGA